The genome window TTGACCTCAGGCTCACTCATCTCGCGCTTCTCGCGGAGATTGTCTCAACCGGATCGCTCTCTGAGGCCGCCCAGCATCTCGGGCTGACTGTTGCCTCCGCGAGCCGGATGCTTAAGAAAATGCAGGAGGATTTCGACGACCCGCTCTTCATCCGCGTCTGGCGCGGATTGACGCCGACGGACACGACGAAGCGCATGATGCCTGTGGTGAGGGAGCTTCTGGAGCGCATGGAGGAGCTTGAGTACCAGAAGCATTTTTCGCCGGAAAAGCTCAAAGGCACGATCACAATCGGAGCGGCAGATAATGCGCTCGTCAGTCTTCTGCCTCCTGTCATCAGAGCGGTGCGGGATAAGGCTCCGGGTCTGAGCTTCCGGCTGCTGCCGCTTGACGGCAGACAATTTCAACGGCTTGCTGAAGGAGGACTTGATTTTCTCCTCTATCCGACGCTGAATCTCCCGGAGCTCCCCGCGCATTTCTTCGGAATCAACCTCTTTCGGGTCTCCCGCTCTCTCCTCGTCGACCGGAATCATCCGCTCGCGGCCCGCTACGCCGCAGGCGAAGCCCTCACCATTGAAGCGATCCGAATGTATCCCCGGATTCTGATCAAGCTTCAGGATTCGAGCCGCGGGCCGGTCTTCGACATCTCGCTGCCGGAATTAAGATCCAGCCAAACCTTCATCGAGCTCCCGTATTTTCTCGGCGCTCCTTATTTTCTTGAGGGCACGGAATACACCTTGCTCCTGCCCACCAGGACGGCCCGTTTTTTCGCGCGTCAGATTCCTCGTCTCATAGCGATTCCTTATGAAGGCGAGTACGCGGAAAACTTCACGCGCCTTATCTGGCACGAACGGAGCGACAAGAGCATTCC of Sutterella faecalis contains these proteins:
- a CDS encoding LysR family transcriptional regulator, with amino-acid sequence MLDLRLTHLALLAEIVSTGSLSEAAQHLGLTVASASRMLKKMQEDFDDPLFIRVWRGLTPTDTTKRMMPVVRELLERMEELEYQKHFSPEKLKGTITIGAADNALVSLLPPVIRAVRDKAPGLSFRLLPLDGRQFQRLAEGGLDFLLYPTLNLPELPAHFFGINLFRVSRSLLVDRNHPLAARYAAGEALTIEAIRMYPRILIKLQDSSRGPVFDISLPELRSSQTFIELPYFLGAPYFLEGTEYTLLLPTRTARFFARQIPRLIAIPYEGEYAENFTRLIWHERSDKSIPMQWLRSMFAMHAGENDAEQPPDQQEKGAS